AGCAGTCTCACAAACTGTGGAAGAGGTATTCTTGAAAGTGATCCGGATTGTACAGGCAGCCTTGGTATAGCTATAAGTGAAGCTGTAGAAGATGCAGCAACTCATGCAGATACAAATTATGCACTTGGAAGCGTTCTGAACCATGTATGTATGCATCAGACGATAATCGGACTGGAAGCTAAAAAGCAGCTTGAGATGGTAGATGAATATCCGGATGTTATTTTTGCATGCTGCGGAGGCGGAAGTAATTTCGCCGGCATAACATTTCCTTTCCTCATGGATAAGTTCAAGGGACAAAAGGTAAGAGCTGTGGCAGTTGAACCTACAGCATGTCCTACATTGACAAAAGGTATATTTGCATTTGATTACGGTGATACTGCAAAGGTGGCACCAATAACAAAAATGTATACTCTCGGTCATGATTTTGTACCCGCAGGTATACATGCGGGCGGATTAAGATACCATGGGGATTCACCTATAGTCAGCCAACTGTACCATGACGGACTGATAGAAGCGCAGGCGTTTGGACAGAAAGCCGTATTTGATGCAGCGGTTATGTTTGCACGTTCTGAAGGGATAGTGCCTGCTCCCGAATCTTCACATGCTATAAGAGCTGCTATAGATGAAGCTTTAAGAGCTAAGGAAGCCGGTAAGGAACAGGTTATACTCTTTAACCTCAGTGGACACGGTTATTTTGATTTTGCAGCATATGACAATTATTTCAGTGGAAAGCTAGATGATATTGAGTATTCAGAGGACTCAGTTAAAGCAAGTATGGCTAATCTACCGAAAATAGAAGAATAAAAAATTAGATAGAAAATAATGGCCTGCACAAATTGTGGGCCATTATTTATTCATAATCAGCTTTTCTTAAACTTAAAATAATTTGCAGAATTCTTCAACCATTTCTGTAATCTTCTTTTCACGACTTTTATTCTTCCAATTAGCGATTCCCGTACTGCAGACGGTTCCTCTTTTTTGTCCGCAAGCTTTTCTGAACTGTGTAATTGCCCGGTTTCCTCCCATCCATTGGTAGGGGAAGAATTGTGTGACAAAACAAATTAATTTTTTATCTTGCAGCGATACCAATTGCTCCAAATAGACTCTCATTACCGGAGATAGAGAAAAACCTCTTACTGGTGCGCCAAATATCAAGGCATCATATGGACTTATATCAGGGTAAATCTCGATTTTAAAATCCTTCATATTAGGTTGTTCGCCGCCAGTCAGCTTAATTTGCTCAAGGTTGACTACATGCCCTGCTTTTGTAAGGCTGTCATGGAGTTTTTGGGCAATAGAAAAGGTATTGCCGGTAAAAGAATGGATTATTATACCGATTTTCATGGTAACCTCCATGTTTTTATTTAGTGAAAAGACTTAGTCTGTTAAATAACTATTTATATTTATGTATTATATAAAACTTTTAGCAGTTTTGAAAGATATTTGTTGGGGACACTTCTATGTTGGGGACACTTCTCAAAAAAGAGATAATTTACAAAATAACTTTACCGAACAAGTGTTCTGTGATAAGATATAGAAAAAGGTTTTGGTGGTGAGTATATGCCAAGAAAAGCCCGACAGAAAAATCCACAGGCGATTTTTCATATAATGTGCCGCAGTATATCCGAATTTTTTTTATTCAGAGATGATGATGATAAAAATAAATATCTTGAATTGCTAAAAAGATACACTGAAAAATATAAGTGCAGCATATATGCATATTGTCTGATGAATAACCATTTACACATTCAGCTTGATCCAAAGGGGTTTGATGTGTCAAAGTTTATGCACTGTACCAATACCGCATATGTAAGATATTACAATATAAAGTATAAAAGGCATGGTCATGTTTTCCAGGATAGATTTGAAAGTAGGGTGTTGGATACAGATGAGTATAATCTTGCGGTTTCAGCTTATATTCATAACAATCCTCAAGACTTGGATGGTTTCAGTGGTAAAGAACAAGATTACAAGTATTCCTCCTATGGTATTTATCTTGGTAAAAGAAAAGATATATATGGATTGGTTGATAAGAGTTTTATAAAAGGACTCTTTAATGTGGAAGATGAGAATAGATTTGTAGATAGGTATTTTGCATTTGTAAGCCACCAAAGAGACGTTGGTAGTTTCAAGGAGATTAATAAGAAATTATTGATTACTACAGAATATCAGTATGTTAGCGGTAGAAGAATTATTTTGAGGGATTTACTGCCTGTCAAAGTCATGTCATATATCTCGGACAAGCTGATGCTGGAGGATAGTAAACTTAAGGAATCAAGATGTAGGGGTAAAGTGCTTGAGTTCAGGGCTTTTACAGTCTATGCGCTAAGAGTTTTGTGTGGGCTTAGCTATAAGGAAATATGTAATTGTTTGTATAACTTAACAATTTCAGGGTGTTCAAGCCTTTGCAGTCGCGGTTTCGGAATTCTAAAGCATGGGGATTCAGTGTATAAAGATTTACTTAATGAATTAATCTGCATAGGGAATAGTTGAATCTGTAAGGAGTTTTCAATTCAGTATAAGCCATACCGGCGACTGAATATTAATTGAATAACTAATGCATAAAAGCTTAACCATCCCTATAGGATTTATAGAGTGTTAAGCTTTTATTTGTTGTTAATTTGATCTGTTGTGCTAGAATGAAAAATTCTATGGTACAGTATATCCTCCATATTTACTTGTGTGACTAATATAGTGAGTGAAGTTTTTAAAGTTGAGAAATGTCCCCAATTCTACAATTCTACCTAGGTCTGATTCTTAACTCCATCCAGTCGAATGCGATCCAGTTGTTTGCCCCTGCATTAGAGGTATTCTCTATTACTATTCTGTTGTTTCTCCTAAGGTTAGGTATATTAAGGGTGAGGTCTCTCCAATTGTTAAATCTTCCGCCTGCAGGCCTTCCATGTACGAATGGTACTCTTCCCGTATGAACTACATTGCCGTTAATAGTAATTCTGGCTGAATACCTGTTTGCAGGCAAATCACCCATATCGTCTAGGACACCACGTATAACTATTTGGCTACCACCAAGATTGCCTGGTACAAATAAAAATGCAGGGATTTCGAAGGTCCAAACGCCCCTATTACCTGTGTATAAAATATCTGCGTTACCGCTTGGGTTACCATAATTCGGATAAGCGGTGAGCTCCTTGAAGAGTGCTATTACAGTAGATGGAGGATTGTTACTTAGAATCGGCGGTGGATCATCAGGCCTTGAAATTAAAGGTGAATAGGTATTGCCATACGTCCCTGCGTTATTTGATGACATAAATGGACACTGAAATGGTTGTGTAGGAACATTTATCTGCTCCTGGGGCATTACGGGCTGTACCTGAGCTGCTGCAGGCTGTACTTGCGGAATCTGAGCAGCAGGCAATTGAGAATTTGGAATATTAAATGCTGGAGGGAAAATATCTGGTGTCTGAACCATAGGTAAATCTTCAGGAGTTACATATTGTGGTATTTGTTCCATTGGTGTAGGTTGCTGCATTGCAGGTGAAACAAATTGCTGGGGCTGCTGTTGCATTCCGGTAGCATTTCTATCTATGGGAAAAAAAGGGAAACTGTAATACGGTAACATAGTTTAGCCTCCTAAACATTTTTTACAAATATTATATGTAGTACATAATATTCAAAAAACTTTTTTATGTTACCTTGTTGGACATTAGTTCTTCTCTTTAGTCTTGGGAGCATCAACAATACGGAATGTATAGCGTGTTACAGAATCAGCTGATACGAGCACGTCAACGGGTACAGGAATCGTGTATTGTCCAGGAAATTTTTCAGGGACAAAAGCGATTTTGTATTTCCCTGGATTAATCTTAAATACAGCAATACCTTCAGAATTTGTTACAGAAAAAAGAGTGTTTGGAAAGCCGGGAGCGGAAACTATTCCATCAATGGTTAGCTCAAGTTCGGCTACAGGTTTATTCTCCTTGTCAAGAACCTCAAGTTCAACTATTCCCCAAGGCTGAACTTCAGTCTTAGGCTCTTCCAGATTTACTGTTATGATTGTAGTTCCAGCAGATTTCAATTCGCAGAATAATGCAGCAGGAATTTGATATTGTGTAGGGAAATTATCGGAGTCAAAACTGATCCTGAATGCTCCCTTATCAAGTGTAAACTTGGCTGTACCAGCTTCATCCGTCAGAATGGATTTGCTCAAGTATTTATCCGTAATAGTTGATTTGCCATCAACAAATATCTTTGTGTTTGTGATAGGAGCATTAGTTTTACTGTCTACCAATTTTACATGAAGAGTATAAACTGCCTCATCCTTGGCAGATATTATCTGCGTAACGGTATTTGCATTTTTCATTTTTGT
The nucleotide sequence above comes from Clostridia bacterium. Encoded proteins:
- a CDS encoding TrpB-like pyridoxal phosphate-dependent enzyme, coding for MSKNEVTKILLDESEIPKQWYNVIADMPNKPAPFYSPATGKIATLEEMSVIFPKELILQEMATDRWVDIPVEVREMYKQWRPSPLYRARGLEKLLDTPARIYYKYEGTNATGSHKLNTSLPQAYYNKEAGIKRLATETGAGQWGSALSLASSHFGLECTVYMVKVSYQQKPYRRSFMQTFGAEVIASPSSLTNCGRGILESDPDCTGSLGIAISEAVEDAATHADTNYALGSVLNHVCMHQTIIGLEAKKQLEMVDEYPDVIFACCGGGSNFAGITFPFLMDKFKGQKVRAVAVEPTACPTLTKGIFAFDYGDTAKVAPITKMYTLGHDFVPAGIHAGGLRYHGDSPIVSQLYHDGLIEAQAFGQKAVFDAAVMFARSEGIVPAPESSHAIRAAIDEALRAKEAGKEQVILFNLSGHGYFDFAAYDNYFSGKLDDIEYSEDSVKASMANLPKIEE
- a CDS encoding flavodoxin domain-containing protein; its protein translation is MKIGIIIHSFTGNTFSIAQKLHDSLTKAGHVVNLEQIKLTGGEQPNMKDFKIEIYPDISPYDALIFGAPVRGFSLSPVMRVYLEQLVSLQDKKLICFVTQFFPYQWMGGNRAITQFRKACGQKRGTVCSTGIANWKNKSREKKITEMVEEFCKLF
- a CDS encoding transposase, which codes for MPRKARQKNPQAIFHIMCRSISEFFLFRDDDDKNKYLELLKRYTEKYKCSIYAYCLMNNHLHIQLDPKGFDVSKFMHCTNTAYVRYYNIKYKRHGHVFQDRFESRVLDTDEYNLAVSAYIHNNPQDLDGFSGKEQDYKYSSYGIYLGKRKDIYGLVDKSFIKGLFNVEDENRFVDRYFAFVSHQRDVGSFKEINKKLLITTEYQYVSGRRIILRDLLPVKVMSYISDKLMLEDSKLKESRCRGKVLEFRAFTVYALRVLCGLSYKEICNCLYNLTISGCSSLCSRGFGILKHGDSVYKDLLNELICIGNS